The Streptomyces halobius genomic interval GGAGGACGGGCGGGGATGTCGTTGGAGCCGCGGCCGGATGACGGAGTTCCGGAGCTGACGGCGCGCGTGGTGCGGGCTGCGTTCCCCAAGGGGACCTTGGCCATCCGCATCCGGGAAGCGCTGGGGCTGGTGTTCGACGATGCTGACTTCGCCGAGGCGTTTCCCGGGCGTGGGCGTCCGGCGATCTCCCCGGGGGCCTTGGCGCTTGTGTCTGTGTTGCAGTACGCCGAAGGGCTGTCCGACCGTCAGGCCGCCGACCAGGTGCGGGCCAGGATGGACTGGAAGTTCCTCCTCGGGCTGGAGCTGGATGATCCCGGGTTCGACTTCACGGTGCTGGGGGACTTTCGTACCCGTCTGATCGAGCACGGGCTGGAGGAAGAAGTCCTGGACGCGGTGCTGGCCCGGGTGTCGGACGCCGGGCTGCTGCGGGCCGGTGGGCGGCAGCGCACCGACTCCACGCACGTGCTCGCCGCGGTGCGCTCGCTGAACCGGATGGAGTTCGTCGGCGAGACGCTGCGGGCAGCACTGGAGGCCGTGGCCGCAGCTGCTCCGGACTGGCTTGCGCCGCTGATCGATTCCCGGTGGGTAGAGCGCTACGGAGCCAAGATCGACAGCTATCGCTTCCCCAAGGGAGTGGACGTCCGCCGCGAATGGGCCGAGCAGGTCGGACGGGATGGTTTCGTGGTCCTGGACGCCATCAACGCGCCGGGCGCCCCGGGCTGGCTACGCCAGATCCCGGCGGTGCAGGTCCTGCGCCGCGCCTGGGGTGAGCAGTACCACCGCGACGATGAGGGGGTGCGCTGGCGGGAGGGCAAAGACCTCCCGCCCGGCAGAATGAGGCTGGCCTCCCCCTACGACCTGGATGCCCGCTACGGCATCAAGCGCGGATCGGGATGGACCGGCTACAAGGCCCATCTGACCGAGACCTGCGAGCCGGACGAACTCCATGTGATCACGAACGTGGCGACGACGGACGCCACCGTGGACGATGCCGAGATGACCGAGACCGTCCACCGCCGCCTGGACAAACGCCAGTTGGCGCCCGGCGAGCACGTGGTCGACGCCGGCTACGTCACCGCCGCCCACATCCTCACCGCCCTCAACAATCACGGCATGACCCTGCTCGGGCCGGTCAACCTGGACACTCACCACGGCAAGCAGGACGACGACGGCCCGGATCTCTCTCAGCGGGCCTTCACCATTGACTGGAATCAACGCAAGGTGACCTGCCCGCGCGGTGCGGTCAGCGTCAGCTGGTCCGACCAGGTCAAATCCAGCGGCACCCCGATCACCAGGGTTCAGTTCGCCGCCACCGACTGCCGTCCCTGCCCGCTGCGCTCGGCCTGCACACGGGCCTCGGACAAGGGCCGCTACGGCCGCAGCCTGACCCTGCTCCCTCGTGAGCAGCAAGAGGTTCTCGAACAGCGCCGTCAGGAACAACGAACCGAGGAGTGGAAGAAGCGGTACGACATCCGCGCAGGCATCGAGGGCACGATCTCCCAAGCCGTCCGCCGCACCGGAATCCGCCGCACTCGCTGCGCAGGGCGGGCGAAGACCCACCTCGGCAACGTCCTCGCCGCCACCGCGCTCAACATCATCCGGATCGACGCCTGGCTGAACGGCACCCCACTCGGCGCGACCCGCGTCTCCCACCTCGCCCGGCTTGCCCTCGCGGCATGACCTGATCACGAGAACCGCTTTGCGGATTCCCCAACGGAGTCCTTAAGAGGTGAGTTTGATAGGGCGAAACGCCCCTCGTACGGACGGAAGCGCCACTAATCTGGCCGCAGGGTGCGGCGCTCCCCCCGTGGCGCCGCACCCCCCGGGACCGGGGCACGCGCCCAAAGGCAGGAGTCAGCGCAAGCCCCGTTGACGCTCAGGGGCAAGGTGCAGGACGCTCCGGGCCTCCTTGGAGCGCTGAGGCCGCGTGGTGCTTGCTTCCCAGTGGACGAGCCAACCATCCCGCTCCACCGGGAAGACATAGCGGGGGGCGCCAGCACCGGCCGTCTGCGAAGCGATGGCGTCCAGCAGGTTCGCCTCCACCACCTCGGCCCGGTCTTCAGCGCAGACTCCGGCCTGCCGCCAGAGCGCCCTCTTCTCCCCGTCGTCTTCGACGGGGAGTTCGGCGCACACCATGAGACGCAGCCCGGCGACACCGACGGTGGAGCCCCACCGGCCAGGCAGACCGGCGCTCGCCGGCAGCTCCAGGCGCACCGCAACGATACGGTCGGCCCGCACCCACTGGCCGCTCAGCCGGACCCAGGTCACGGTCGATTGCGCTGACATGTCGCCCTCTCCTCGGTGGGGAAACGGCGCCGGGCGGATCCTCAATGGACCCGCCCGGCGCTGGGTTTGTGCCCGCCCGTAGAGCGGGCGGTGCCGCCCAAGCTGACAAGCTGCTTCGTCGTCAGCTGTGGCAGGACTGGTCCTCTGGGATGCACGTGGGAATGTCCTCAGCCATGGTGTGGACCAGGTCGCCCCTGATCCAGCCGGTCTTACCCTTGGCGTTCCCGGTGGTCATCTTGACCTTGATCCAGCTGTAGCCGTTCTTCCAGTCGTAATCCTTCTCGGAGCACTTGTTGCCCTTGTAGGTGACGCCCACAGCAGTGGAGCTGGTCGACGCCTTGGAGCGGAGCTTGGCTGACGACGCAGTGACGTAGCAGCCCTTCGGAACGGCTTGGGCCGTACCGGCGGCCGCGACCAAACCGGAGCCTGCAAGAGCGGCGGTCAAGGACAGAGCGGCTATGGATCGACGTATCTGCATGCCTTCCCCCGACACTATCGACATCCTTACGAATGCCTTTGCGAATGGATCACTGAGTGCGAGTGCGACTCTATAGGAACTCGGGTGACGAATCAATGAGCACAACACCTCATCTGTCGATCGACTGCCCGTCACGGACAACTTATCGAATAGCGTTGATAAGATGGCCTCATAGGCCAGTCGAATGAAGGAAAGAGAGGCCGCGCATGACCGTTACGCAGGCGAAGAAGAAGCCGGCGGGCGCGCCTCAGAACGGGGGCGACCGTCGCCGGGGCATGTTCGTCCGGCTGGACCCGGACGACAAACAGCGCGCGGAGTACTGGGCCGACAAGCGCGGGTTCTCCTCTGTGAACGAGTACGTGGCCGAGGCGGTGGTCGAGAAGATCCGGCGCGAGAACCTCGACTACGACCTGCCGACCCTGGAGATCGCGCGGCTCAACGAGCTTGTCGACCAGGTCGCGGCGCTGGCGAAGAACTCGGCGAATCTCGAACGCGTCGTCACCACAGGCTTCGACTCCCTCATCGGGCTCACGCGCGGCGACAACTACCTCCTGGATGACGAGGACGGTGAGCTCGGATGAGCCGGGACTTCGCAGAGATGCTGGAAGCGGCCACACCCACCGCCGAGGTGATGGAGGTGGACACGTCCTTCCTCGACGCCTACCGGCGCGGCGGGAGCGAGGAGCTCAAGCGCGTCCAGGCCCAGGCGGCACAGCCTGAGCCTGAGGTGGCAACGCCCGAGCCGGAGGCGCAGCTTGATGAGGCCGGCGACGTCGACTCTCAACCCGAGGTTGAAGGTCTGCAGGCCGATCCCGACGTGGACGCCGAAGAGGATCGCCTGGACCTGGAGCCGGACTACGAGCCCGACGCCGGCGACTCCGAGCGGGCCGGCGGATCCAACCAGCGTGGTGGTGACGGCGGTGGACAGGGAGGGACTGCCGGGGCGCTCCCGGGCTGTGCGCCGGCGGGCCCTGCGGCCGATGCTGTTCCGGCTCCCGGGGCACAGCCGGACGTCGAGGACGCCGCTACAGCCGAAGTCACTTCTCACGACGTCGTCGCCACACCGGATGAATCCGAGCATGTAACGCCCGGCTCGCTCCAGCTCACCGACCATCAGGACGCCGTGCAGAGTGCGGCATCGAAGGGGAGCTCGGGCAGCACAGCCGAGACCGCCACGCTCCCCCAGTCGGGCTTCCGGCTCGCCGGCGTGCAGAGCCAGCCGCACATCAAGGCGCTGCCCGAGAGCATCATGAACGCGCTGCGGGAGCAGCTGCGAGCCGCCGCGGTCCGTGATCTGGGCGTGAGCGACAGCGCCGCGCGCGAGTTCAGCCAGCGGCTGAGCCAGGGCACGCTGGTGACGGCGTTCCTGCTGGCGCAGCTCGACCTGCGCCTTGATGCCGATCCTGCCACCGAGCGCGCCGTCGAGCTGTTCCGCTCCCGCGACCCGCTGCTGGGCAGCGTGGTGGCACGCCTGGCGAACATCGAGGCTGTCGAACGCGAGCGGGACGGGTTGCTGCGCAAGCTGCGCGACGAGCTGGGCGAGGTGCGCCAGACCAGCGCAGTGATCGAGCAGGCGCTGGCGTACTCCATCGCCGACCGCACGGAGAACTTCCTGCGGGGCTCGCACAACCTCCACGACGCGCCGATCACGCACAAGGAGGCGATCTATCTCCGGGACAAGGCCCGGGAGGCGACCAGGACGCAGCTGAAGCTTGAACGCGAGCGGGAAGGACGGCCGATTCGATGACCACGACGAGCAAGGAGAAGCACTTCCCCGCCCGGCAGCGCTGCAAGACGTGCGGCAAGGGTCTGGGCCTCCGTGCCCAGGATCCGGTGTACCTCGGCCTGTACTGCACTCCGCGGTGTGCGGGTATGGCCGCGCCGGCCTCGCGGCCCGTGGACGCGCCGCGCGGATGCCGGACGCAGCGCGAAGGGACGTGGGCCTTCAAGCGCCGCTACCGGAGCGAGCAGGAGATCCCCGCGAAGCTCCGGGAAGATGCGTCGACGTGGCGCGATCCATGTCGGCCACACGCGCATGGGCGAGCGGGAAAAGTTCCGGATGTTCGAGGACCTGACCGCGGACCTGCCGCATCTGCTGATCAAGCTCAGGGGTCAGGCCACGCGCAAGCAGGTCGCCGAGGTGGCCGGTGTGCGGCCCATCCGGCTGAAGGAGCTGGAGGAAGGCCTGAAGCACCCTGAGGGACTCGAGATACTCGGCAAGGTGCTGCGGGTGTACCGCGTCCGGCTCGGCGTGGCGTTGCCGACTGGGCGGTGACAGCGCTCGACAGATGAAGACCCCGAGAAGCACAGCTTCTCGGGGTCTTCTCTCTTTTTGACGAGCGGCGATTGCTCGAACAGCGTGCCGGCGCCGGCCTTCTTTACATGACCCTCACGCCATTCAAAGTCCTTTTAGATCCCTTTCGACTCTCATTCGACCACTCTTTTCGAGTAGGCTCACACTCGTTTCCAAGTCAACGACGAGAAGGAGTCGACATGGTCGCGATCGTGGTCGCAGAGAAGCCGAGCGCAGCGAGGAACATGGCCAGCGCCCTCGGCGGGACGAAGGGCAGCTACAAGGGCACGGCCTACGAGGTGGCGAGCCTGAGGGGCCATCTCTACGAGTTCGCCCAGCCACACGCGATGGTGGACTCCTCGCTCGCGGACGCCTATCAGACGTGGGACCTGGGCAACTTGCCGTGGAACCCGCAGGATCTTTCGTGGAGGCGCGAGCCACAGAAGAACGTCGCAGACGTCATCAAGGCTTTGCGTGCGGCGCTCGGCCGCGGTGCCGAGATCGTCATCGCCACGGACCTGGATCCGTCCGGCGAGGGCGACCTGCTCTTCTGGGAGGCGATCGACGAACTCGGCTTCCATGGCAAGCGGTTCAGCCGCATGGAGTTCACCGACGAGTCGAAGGCCTCGATCCAGAAGGCCTTCGAGCAGCGCCGGCCGGTGAAGTCCATGCAGGACGAGGGCGACTACCGCAAGGCGATGTACCGCTCGCAGTGGGACTTCCTCTCGATGCAGTTCACCCGCATCGCCACGGCGATGGGTCGCCAGTCCGGTCAGGACCTCGTGCTGCGCCAGGGCCGGCTGAAGTCGGCGATGGTCTCTCTCGTCGGCGACCAGCAGAAGGCTTATGACGCGTACGTGAAGAAGCCGTTCTTCCAGAACCGCTTCCGCGACGAGAACGACGTCATGTACACGAACCCTGATGAGCCGCGGTTCGACCAGAAGGGCCAGGTGCCGCAGCAGTACGGCCCCTCCCCTGTCGTCCTGGACAGCAAGGCGGGCAAGAAGACCGCGCCGCCGAAGCTGCTCGATCTGGCGTCCCTGTCCTCGATGCTCGTCGGCAAGGGCGTGAAGGCGAACCTGACGCTCTCGACCTACCAGAAGATGTACGAGGACCAGGTCGTCTCGTACCCGCGCACGGAGGACAAGACGATCACGCCCGAGCAGTTCAAGGACCTCGCCCCGCTGGTCGACAAGATCGCCGCCGTGGTCGGCGTCGACGCTGGGCTTCTGACGCACCGCCAGCCCCGGTCCACACACGTGAAGCCCCAGGGCACGCACGGTGCGAACCGTCCGGGCCTGAAGGTGCCTTCTTCGCTGGACGAGGTCGAGCACAAGTACGGCAAGGCCGGACGACTCATCTACGAGATGCTCGCGAAGAACTACCTGGCCATGCTCGCCGAGGACTACCTCTACGAGCAGCAGAAGGGCCACGTGGAGAAGTACCCGGACTTCGTCGGCATCGCCAACGTGCCCAAGAGCCCCGGCTGGCGTGCCGTGTTCGATCCGGACGCCGGCGACGACACGGCCGAGGGCGACGAGAACGAGTCCAGCAAGGGCCTGGGCCGGAACGCTGAGCCGTTCATCTTCGAGGGTTCGAACAAGCGCCCGGAGCACCCGACCATGAAGTGGCTGATGAAGCAGCTGGAGAAGCGCGACGTGGGCACGGGCGCGACCCGTACCTCGACGTATTCGGAGGTCACCAATGGCAAGGCGAAGTACCCGCTGCTGACGGAGAAGGGCCGGAAGCTCAGGCTCGCGCAGGCCGGCGAGATGAGCTGGCGGCTCCTGCCGGGCACGCGCATCGGCGACCTCGGACTCACTGAGAAGGTCTACGCCGACATGCGCGACATCGCCGCCGGGACGGCGACGGCCGAGGAGCGCCTGGCCGTCGTCGCCGACTGGGTACGCGATGACATCGTCACGATGACGAAAAACGCCGCGTCCATGCGCGCCGAGCTGGGCTTGAAGGAGCAGGTAGTCGCTGCGCGCGCCGAAGGTGTGTGGCAGGCCGCTCCGGGCGAGCCGAAGAAGGTCGCCTTCAAGAAGGTCTGGTCGGGCCACGAGTTCAGCGATGACGAGGTGGCGAAGCTGCTCGCGGGCGAGACGATCTCGTTCGAGGCGAGGTCGAAGGCGGACAAGCCGTTCACGGCCACCGGTGCGCTCGGCGGCGGCGACTTCAAGGGCCGCAAGTTCGTCGGGTTCCAGCTGGAGGTGCCCGACAAGCCGACGAAGTGGTCCGGCCGGACGTTCACGCCGGCGGAGGTCACGGCGCTCCTGGCGGGCCAGGCGCTGGAGATCGACGACTTCGTCAGCGCGAGGACCGCCAAGACCTTCGGCTGCAAGGTCAGCTGGGACGCGAAGGCGAAGAAGATCGTCCCCGACTTCGGCTCTGGCGACGAGCCGCCGCGGTCCTGGTGCCAGGTGACTTTTACCGATGCGCAAAGGCGTGACCTGGCGGCCGGCAAGACCATCCAAGGCACGGGGTTCGTCTCGTCGAAGGGTAAGACCTTTGACGCGAAGGTTGCCTGGAAGGAAGAGGGCGGCAAGAAGAAGATCGTGCCGTCGTTCGGCTGATGCCCACACAGGCACTGACGAGCAGCAGCGGGTCCCGGACCTGGGGACCGCTGCTGCCTTTTCACGACAGCGACCGCTGTTATCTAGGGCTGGGCGCAGTTCTCGCAGGTCAGGCAACCGTGGCTGTTGCAGGCACGTTAGGCACGTCGCTGCACCGCTGTTGAAACGATGTCGGACCACCTTGGTTCGGCCGAACCAAGGTGGTCCGACATCGTTTCAGTCGAACATTTCCGACCGGACTGCAGCACAGAGACCCTTGCGCTTCCTATTTTAGGAAGCTACCTTGTTGGTGTGAGATCAGGGGAACAGCCCCAGATCCAGCACCGGAAGGACCCGGGCCCATGCGCATCCTCACCACCTCCGCCGACCTCGCCGCCTTGATGAACACCCACGCCCCGGCAACCCCCGAGGACGCGGCCGAGACTCCCCTCGACTGGACCGGCGGCTTGTGGTTCGGCGGCGACACCTACGAGGTCGACGCCGTCGCCACCACCGCCGACACGCTGGTCCTCACCAACGGCGCCGCAGTCCGCTTCTCGCCCGCCGGCCAGTACTGCGGCGGCGAGGACGCCGGCTGCGGCCACGTCCGCAACGGCGCGGTCGCCTCCATGGCCGCCCACTGGATCCCGGCCGACTTCGAGAAGTGGGACGACGACACGGACTGCACCGAGTGCAACGAGGCCACCTGCGGCGTGATCCGCGACTACCGGTCCGTCACTGTGTGGGACGGCGACGGCTTCAGCCAGCGCGACGTCTACGACACCGTCGAGGACGCGAAGAAGGCTTACGCCGAGGAGGTCCAGGAGGTGACGGAGATGTCCGCTGAGACGGGCCGCCACGTCCACACCGACGAAGACTGACCATCCCACCACCCCTCTCCCGGCCCGCCCTTTTTCCGGGGCGGGCCTCTGCCTTGGAGCCTGTCATGACCGAGCACAAGAAAACCCGCCGCTACACCGACCCGCCGGGCATGCCCGAGGACGAGCGGATGACTCCCGCGGAGTTCAAGGTCGTACGTGAGTTCCTGGGGCTGACCGGTGACTGGCTCGCCGAGCACCTGGGCGTCTCACCTCGAACCGTGCGCCACTGGGAGCAGGGCAAATACGCTATCCCTGATGGCGTCCGCCTGGAGATCGAAGACCTCGAACGGCGCACCGGTGAGTTCGTGACGCGCATCGTCGAAGCGTTGATGGACCTGCCGGACCCGGGCGTAGTCACCTACCGGGACGATGCGGAGTACCACGCAGCACACCCGGAGTCCGAATTCCCCGCGTCCTGGCACCGTGCCGTCGTCGCTCGCGTCGCCCAGGAGGTTCCGGCCCTGTCCATCGCCTATGCCTCAGACGTGCGGGAGCCGGTCGCGTGATCACTGAAGAGTGTGACGCCCCCGCGACAAGCTGCGGGACTGCCACCGGTTGGCGGAAGGGGGGGCGTTGCGTGCGCTGCCGTATCGCTCACAACGCCGAGGCGGGCCGATATCGTGGCCTGACCTCCCAGCAGCGCGAGCACTTCCTTTCGCTGGTGCGAGCGGGACACAGCATCAATGAAGCCGCGACCGCCGCAGGAGTCACGCGGCGTCGACTGGCCGCCGTCAGTGGGACCGATGGCGAACTACGCGCGGCTTTGGACGGGCGCTCCCCGGAAATCCAAAGAGCCGCTCGGTTGGGAGACTATCTGGCCGCCTTGACGCGGACCGGCGGCGACATCCCCCTGGCTGCGGAGGTCTGTGGGATTCCGGAGGGGAGCCTGAAGTACTACCGGAAGACGTAACCGCACTTCGTGGCGGCGGAGGATGCCGTGCTGAGGATGGTCGCGGACTCGGGACCGGCGAATGGGCGTGTGACCGACGCCCAGCTCGACAACATCGCCGAGGCGATCGCAAGCGGTGTGAGCATGAGCCAAGCTGCCCGCGCCAATGGTGTGAACAAGTCGAACTTACGGCTTTACGCGAGGAACCATCCGCGCTTGGCCGCCGTGCTGCCGCCGATTCGTCCCCAGAACAATCGCAGCTACAAGAAGAAGACCCCTGAGCGACTGGAAAGGTTGCGGGAGCTCTGGTCGGACGAGAACCTACCCGTCGCGCAGATCGCGACCGAGTTGGACGTCAGCAAAGCCACCGTGCAGATCTGGGCCGCGGAAATGGAGTTGCGCAGACGTGGAAAGCGCCAGCGTCGCATCGGCGCGGCACCGGCCAGAGGGAGGGCGCTATGACCGCCGCTCCCGGTGTCCAGCCGGAGGAAGACGGACGTGTGCAGTGCCTGGAGTGCAGGCAGTGGTTCCGAGCCCTGCCGGCGCACCTCAACCGGCGTGAGGGCCTGACGGCCGATGAGTACCGTGAGAGACACGGCCTGGCTGCCACGCATCCCCTGGTCAGCAGCGACCTCTCCGAGCGGTGGCGGCAGCAGACCACGGCACGACTGCACGCAGGAGACGTGGTGCCGATCGCCGAGCGGATGCCTCCTGAGGGGAGGGCCGCCGCCGGGCGGGCTGGCACCGCCCGGCATGTAGAGACCTCGTCCCGGCCGGAGGTGCGCGATCGCCACCGCGCTGCGGTCGCCAAGGGCCGTTCCATGGCGCACGCCAACAAGCGCGCGGCCCTGGACGCGCTGGCCACCACCCGGGGGTACACCGACTGGGGGGACCTGATCCGCAGCACCCTCCACCTGAGTGTGAACCGACTCGGGCAGAACGTCGGCCGCGACCCACGGACGATCGCGTACTGGCGCAACGCGATCGTGGGACCCGGCTGGAAGGACCGTGGCGGTCGGCTCCACCCCAAGCGCCAGGCCGCCTACGACCGGCTAGACCAACTGTTCACCGATCGAGGTTGGGGCGACCTGGAGGCTGCCGTGACGGAAGCCGGCAGCCTCAACAAGCTGGCGCGTCTGCTCGGGACCGGTGCGGCCACGCTCCGGGCATGGCAGCTGCACCGAGGCGGCCCACGAAGTGGTTCGGCCGAAACACCTAGCTAGGAGCGTGGGTCAGTAACAGGCAACTGGTCGGGTGGCCGTGAGCGGTGGGATCAGTCGCGGTCGTCCGGTCGGTGCCTGTGAGGCCGGGATGGGGTTCTGCCCGTCGGGTGTGCGGCCTGGTAGGGCCGTGACGGGGCCGGGGCCCGGCTGGTCAGCCGGGCACGGTGGCGAGTCCGGCGGTTCCGGCGTGTCGGAAGATCTTGCGGAGGTTGTGGCAGGCGGCCAGCAGGCGCCACTCGCCGCGGGCGCCGTCTTCGCCGCGTAGGAGGAGCTGGCGGCCGTTCCGGCAGGTCATGATCTGGCCGAAGACGGGTTCGACGATGGCCTTGCGGCGGCTGTAGGCGGTCTTGCCGGGCTTGGTCCGCAGCTTGCGGGCCATCCGCTCCTTCAGTGTGGCGTTCGCTGGTATCCGTCCGCGCGGTGCGGGCGGGACCTGCTCGTCGTGTGCCAGTCGTCCGGTGGCCATGAACGTGTCGGTGCCGCAGGCCAGTTGACGGTCCCTCGCGGCGTTGAGATTGGCCTCGGAGCAGTAGCCGGCGTCGACCAGCGTCTGCTTGGGGTGGCGGCCGGTGTTCCGGGCCGACTGGTCGAGCATGGTGGTGTAGTTCAGCACGTCCGAAGGATTGGTCGTCACGTCGGCGGCGGTGATGACCTGGTGCTTCTCGTCCAC includes:
- a CDS encoding MucR family transcriptional regulator — translated: MTAAPGVQPEEDGRVQCLECRQWFRALPAHLNRREGLTADEYRERHGLAATHPLVSSDLSERWRQQTTARLHAGDVVPIAERMPPEGRAAAGRAGTARHVETSSRPEVRDRHRAAVAKGRSMAHANKRAALDALATTRGYTDWGDLIRSTLHLSVNRLGQNVGRDPRTIAYWRNAIVGPGWKDRGGRLHPKRQAAYDRLDQLFTDRGWGDLEAAVTEAGSLNKLARLLGTGAATLRAWQLHRGGPRSGSAETPS
- a CDS encoding SH3 domain-containing protein, which codes for MQIRRSIAALSLTAALAGSGLVAAAGTAQAVPKGCYVTASSAKLRSKASTSSTAVGVTYKGNKCSEKDYDWKNGYSWIKVKMTTGNAKGKTGWIRGDLVHTMAEDIPTCIPEDQSCHS
- a CDS encoding DNA topoisomerase, with amino-acid sequence MVAIVVAEKPSAARNMASALGGTKGSYKGTAYEVASLRGHLYEFAQPHAMVDSSLADAYQTWDLGNLPWNPQDLSWRREPQKNVADVIKALRAALGRGAEIVIATDLDPSGEGDLLFWEAIDELGFHGKRFSRMEFTDESKASIQKAFEQRRPVKSMQDEGDYRKAMYRSQWDFLSMQFTRIATAMGRQSGQDLVLRQGRLKSAMVSLVGDQQKAYDAYVKKPFFQNRFRDENDVMYTNPDEPRFDQKGQVPQQYGPSPVVLDSKAGKKTAPPKLLDLASLSSMLVGKGVKANLTLSTYQKMYEDQVVSYPRTEDKTITPEQFKDLAPLVDKIAAVVGVDAGLLTHRQPRSTHVKPQGTHGANRPGLKVPSSLDEVEHKYGKAGRLIYEMLAKNYLAMLAEDYLYEQQKGHVEKYPDFVGIANVPKSPGWRAVFDPDAGDDTAEGDENESSKGLGRNAEPFIFEGSNKRPEHPTMKWLMKQLEKRDVGTGATRTSTYSEVTNGKAKYPLLTEKGRKLRLAQAGEMSWRLLPGTRIGDLGLTEKVYADMRDIAAGTATAEERLAVVADWVRDDIVTMTKNAASMRAELGLKEQVVAARAEGVWQAAPGEPKKVAFKKVWSGHEFSDDEVAKLLAGETISFEARSKADKPFTATGALGGGDFKGRKFVGFQLEVPDKPTKWSGRTFTPAEVTALLAGQALEIDDFVSARTAKTFGCKVSWDAKAKKIVPDFGSGDEPPRSWCQVTFTDAQRRDLAAGKTIQGTGFVSSKGKTFDAKVAWKEEGGKKKIVPSFG
- a CDS encoding Aca2/YdiL-like domain-containing protein — its product is MTEHKKTRRYTDPPGMPEDERMTPAEFKVVREFLGLTGDWLAEHLGVSPRTVRHWEQGKYAIPDGVRLEIEDLERRTGEFVTRIVEALMDLPDPGVVTYRDDAEYHAAHPESEFPASWHRAVVARVAQEVPALSIAYASDVREPVA
- a CDS encoding MerR family transcriptional regulator — translated: MTDAQLDNIAEAIASGVSMSQAARANGVNKSNLRLYARNHPRLAAVLPPIRPQNNRSYKKKTPERLERLRELWSDENLPVAQIATELDVSKATVQIWAAEMELRRRGKRQRRIGAAPARGRAL
- a CDS encoding IS1182 family transposase encodes the protein MSLEPRPDDGVPELTARVVRAAFPKGTLAIRIREALGLVFDDADFAEAFPGRGRPAISPGALALVSVLQYAEGLSDRQAADQVRARMDWKFLLGLELDDPGFDFTVLGDFRTRLIEHGLEEEVLDAVLARVSDAGLLRAGGRQRTDSTHVLAAVRSLNRMEFVGETLRAALEAVAAAAPDWLAPLIDSRWVERYGAKIDSYRFPKGVDVRREWAEQVGRDGFVVLDAINAPGAPGWLRQIPAVQVLRRAWGEQYHRDDEGVRWREGKDLPPGRMRLASPYDLDARYGIKRGSGWTGYKAHLTETCEPDELHVITNVATTDATVDDAEMTETVHRRLDKRQLAPGEHVVDAGYVTAAHILTALNNHGMTLLGPVNLDTHHGKQDDDGPDLSQRAFTIDWNQRKVTCPRGAVSVSWSDQVKSSGTPITRVQFAATDCRPCPLRSACTRASDKGRYGRSLTLLPREQQEVLEQRRQEQRTEEWKKRYDIRAGIEGTISQAVRRTGIRRTRCAGRAKTHLGNVLAATALNIIRIDAWLNGTPLGATRVSHLARLALAA